In the uncultured Methanobacterium sp. genome, one interval contains:
- the thiI gene encoding tRNA uracil 4-sulfurtransferase ThiI: protein MLEKLIIVRYGEIGVKSPKVRGRFERKLIENIKTVINDKIEIKQGRIFIYPKDLNKTLDSLQKIVGIVSYSPAAVTPTDHDSIKELIETYTRELVNEGSFSSKDSFAVKCRRVGKHDFSSQEMAAYAGSVVYGVTESKVDLSNPDFRLYVEVRDDKTYVFHEKIKGLGGLPMGTQGKVIALVSGGIDSPVATFLMMKRGCSVTMVNFNNHPFTSGSNEKILKMHAKLKEYSAGSKLKLYQVDYGEYLQTCKDEAPERMTCVLCKSGMYQIAEKIAREENALAIVDGSSMGQVASQTLPNILATRYSTSMPVLSPLIGLDKVEIENIGKKIGTFDISILPDSGCLAAPRHPETNAELPLVLETLGKIDAEDEFDKAIAGIKLLKK, encoded by the coding sequence ATGCTGGAGAAATTAATAATAGTTCGTTACGGGGAAATTGGGGTTAAAAGCCCTAAGGTTAGAGGAAGATTCGAGCGAAAGCTCATAGAAAATATTAAAACTGTTATCAATGACAAGATAGAGATAAAACAGGGCAGGATCTTCATTTATCCCAAAGATCTGAATAAAACCCTTGATTCCCTCCAGAAAATTGTGGGAATAGTTTCATACAGCCCAGCGGCAGTCACCCCTACTGACCATGACTCCATAAAAGAGTTGATTGAAACCTACACCCGAGAACTGGTAAATGAGGGATCATTCTCATCAAAAGATTCATTTGCAGTTAAATGTAGACGGGTGGGCAAACATGACTTTTCCAGTCAGGAAATGGCAGCTTATGCTGGTTCCGTGGTGTATGGAGTAACCGAATCCAAAGTTGACCTATCAAACCCCGATTTCAGATTATATGTAGAAGTAAGGGATGATAAAACCTACGTATTCCATGAAAAAATAAAGGGACTGGGCGGCTTACCCATGGGGACACAGGGAAAGGTCATAGCACTCGTTTCTGGAGGTATAGACTCACCGGTTGCCACCTTCTTAATGATGAAGCGTGGTTGTAGTGTTACCATGGTGAACTTTAACAATCATCCTTTCACCTCTGGTTCCAACGAAAAAATCCTGAAAATGCATGCAAAATTGAAAGAATACTCAGCTGGTTCAAAACTGAAACTTTACCAGGTTGACTATGGAGAATACCTCCAAACGTGTAAGGATGAAGCTCCAGAAAGGATGACCTGTGTGCTGTGTAAGAGTGGAATGTATCAGATTGCCGAGAAGATCGCCCGTGAAGAGAATGCCCTGGCCATTGTTGATGGAAGCAGTATGGGCCAGGTTGCATCTCAAACCCTGCCCAATATCCTGGCAACACGTTACTCAACTTCCATGCCAGTTTTAAGCCCACTCATAGGACTGGATAAGGTGGAGATTGAAAATATAGGTAAAAAGATCGGTACCTTCGATATATCCATACTCCCTGATAGTGGCTGTTTGGCTGCTCCTAGGCATCCTGAAACTAATGCAGAATTACCACTGGTTCTGGAGACACTTGGAAAAATTGATGCTGAGGATGAGTTTGATAAAGCCATTGCAGGTATTAAATTACTTAAAAAATGA
- a CDS encoding sulfide-dependent adenosine diphosphate thiazole synthase, giving the protein MEIFSKVSEKDVTKAIVSEFAEEFIDYIESDVIIIGAGPSGLIAARRLAQQGVKTLIIESNNYLGGGFWIGGYLMNKLTVRQPGERILDEIGVPYKKVQDGLFVADGPHACSKLIASAMDAGAKVVNMTKFDDVVIRDGKIAGVVINWTPVSALPRAITCVDPVAIESKIVIDATGHNAVVVKSLEERGMVDIEGFQGMWVEKSEDTIVENTKEVYPGLLVTGMAVATTFGSPRMGPTFGGMLLSGERVAEVAIEKLKSRVTTTSTEKGEVKGPNKY; this is encoded by the coding sequence ATGGAAATATTTTCAAAAGTTTCAGAAAAGGATGTGACCAAGGCAATTGTATCCGAATTTGCAGAAGAATTCATCGATTACATAGAAAGCGACGTTATCATAATCGGGGCCGGACCAAGTGGTTTGATAGCTGCACGTAGACTTGCCCAGCAAGGTGTTAAAACCCTTATAATTGAAAGTAACAATTATCTTGGAGGCGGGTTCTGGATTGGGGGTTACCTCATGAACAAATTAACTGTCAGACAACCAGGAGAACGAATCTTAGATGAAATTGGAGTTCCCTATAAAAAGGTTCAGGATGGTTTATTTGTTGCCGATGGCCCCCATGCCTGTTCTAAACTCATTGCCAGTGCAATGGATGCCGGTGCCAAAGTGGTTAACATGACCAAATTTGATGATGTGGTTATTCGTGACGGTAAAATCGCCGGAGTGGTTATAAACTGGACACCAGTATCGGCACTGCCACGCGCAATTACCTGTGTTGACCCGGTTGCCATTGAATCAAAAATAGTGATTGACGCCACTGGACACAACGCAGTGGTTGTCAAATCCTTGGAAGAAAGAGGGATGGTTGACATAGAAGGTTTCCAGGGAATGTGGGTGGAAAAATCAGAAGACACCATTGTGGAAAACACCAAAGAAGTATACCCCGGATTACTGGTTACTGGTATGGCTGTAGCCACCACCTTTGGAAGCCCCCGTATGGGACCCACATTTGGAGGAATGCTCCTATCTGGTGAAAGAGTGGCTGAAGTAGCCATTGAAAAACTCAAAAGTAGAGTAACAACAACCTCAACAGAAAAGGGTGAAGTTAAAGGTCCAAATAAGTATTGA